The Caminibacter pacificus genome includes a region encoding these proteins:
- the clpP gene encoding ATP-dependent Clp endopeptidase proteolytic subunit ClpP, whose translation MSLLIPTVIEKTGRGERAYDIYSRLLKDRIVMLQGEINDHTASLIVAQLLFLEAENPEKDIYLYINSPGGVVTSGFAIYDTMNYIKPDVVTICMGQAASMGAFLLSSGAKGKRFALPHARIMIHQPLGGAQGQATDIEIHAKEILRMKKELNKILAENTGQSVRKIEKDTERDFFMSAEEAMKYGLIDKVLKKREG comes from the coding sequence ATGAGTTTATTAATACCTACCGTTATAGAAAAAACGGGAAGAGGCGAGAGAGCTTATGATATCTACTCTCGTCTTTTAAAAGACAGAATCGTAATGCTCCAAGGCGAAATCAACGACCACACGGCGAGTTTGATTGTGGCTCAGCTTTTGTTTTTGGAAGCAGAAAATCCGGAAAAAGATATCTATCTTTATATTAATTCACCGGGAGGTGTCGTAACAAGCGGTTTTGCTATTTACGATACTATGAACTACATTAAACCCGACGTTGTGACGATATGTATGGGTCAAGCGGCGAGTATGGGAGCGTTTTTGCTAAGTAGCGGAGCTAAAGGCAAAAGATTTGCGCTTCCTCACGCAAGAATTATGATTCATCAGCCTCTTGGAGGAGCTCAAGGTCAGGCGACGGATATCGAGATTCATGCAAAAGAGATTTTGAGAATGAAAAAAGAACTAAACAAAATCTTAGCCGAAAATACAGGCCAAAGTGTCAGAAAAATAGAAAAAGACACCGAAAGAGACTTCTTTATGAGTGCTGAAGAAGCTATGAAATACGGACTAATCGATAAGGTTCTTAAAAAAAGAGAAGGTTAA
- a CDS encoding helix-turn-helix domain-containing protein, producing MNRAELLSQLGVDEVQRLMAEAIKGMVKKEWLTPEELQEEYGISIHAQNRMRMERRIPYSKVGKFIRYKRSEIEKWLEDHKIEMVGG from the coding sequence ATGAATAGAGCGGAACTGCTAAGTCAGCTTGGAGTAGATGAGGTGCAAAGACTTATGGCTGAGGCAATTAAAGGTATGGTGAAAAAAGAGTGGTTAACGCCTGAGGAACTGCAAGAGGAATACGGCATAAGCATTCACGCACAAAACAGAATGAGAATGGAAAGACGCATTCCATACAGCAAAGTCGGGAAATTCATCAGATACAAAAGGAGCGAGATTGAAAAATGGCTTGAAGACCACAAAATCGAAATGGTAGGCGGGTAA
- a CDS encoding type II toxin-antitoxin system VapC family toxin — protein MILLDTNILIEIFKGNESIATKLSSLDEDFAISSITQMELYYGAFNKREIHQLDKFLSDFYIYHLTPAISIKAVELIKTYSKSHNLNLPDALIAATAIIKQTPLITLNLKDFKYIDELEIITI, from the coding sequence ATGATTTTATTAGATACAAATATATTAATTGAGATATTTAAAGGAAATGAAAGCATTGCTACAAAATTAAGCTCTTTAGATGAGGACTTTGCAATTTCATCTATTACGCAAATGGAACTTTATTATGGAGCTTTTAACAAGAGGGAAATTCATCAGCTTGATAAATTTTTATCAGACTTTTATATTTATCACTTAACCCCGGCTATTTCTATAAAAGCAGTGGAGCTTATCAAAACATACTCTAAAAGCCATAATTTGAACCTGCCTGATGCTCTTATAGCTGCTACAGCTATTATAAAACAAACGCCTCTTATTACTCTTAATTTGAAAGATTTTAAATATATTGATGAATTAGAAATAATAACTATATAA
- a CDS encoding tyrosine-type recombinase/integrase: protein MAINSKEFKSIGLANIKQHKKDKLKFLFDFRVNGKRYRKVVTLQERPNWSLREYKKELVSMLNQYREDILSGYKLNETLSVDDVFELYVKNNPVSENWDNKRRRIYNLYLKNEIGRKKIGKVKEIDLLQILTALKDKGLKSTTRKRVLDVIKPVFKFAHRNKIIKENPAENINVKVKDTKKMVTNAGEKLKKVYTGIMEVFADDPFYRALFLFALTGRRKSEILNLKWEHIDFENNYYWIADTKPNENQRYDLPPIIKLALLELGPKASGYVFESPVKKGKPINKIDRQVDKLKEHIKMPEFHMHYCRNILTSALLEKGVSTSILSGVLGHKNATTINKYVSINYHASTQKANQEMLEIIEPK, encoded by the coding sequence ATGGCTATCAATTCAAAAGAGTTTAAAAGTATAGGTTTAGCAAATATCAAACAGCATAAAAAAGATAAGCTGAAATTTTTATTTGATTTTAGAGTCAATGGTAAAAGATACAGAAAGGTAGTGACTTTACAAGAACGTCCGAATTGGAGTTTGAGAGAGTATAAAAAAGAGCTGGTTAGTATGCTTAATCAATATAGGGAAGATATTTTAAGCGGATATAAACTCAATGAGACGTTAAGCGTTGATGACGTGTTTGAACTATATGTGAAAAATAATCCCGTATCTGAGAATTGGGATAACAAAAGACGCAGGATATATAACTTATACCTCAAAAACGAAATAGGCAGAAAGAAAATAGGCAAGGTAAAAGAGATTGACTTATTACAAATTCTTACGGCTCTTAAAGATAAAGGCTTGAAAAGCACTACAAGAAAAAGAGTGCTTGATGTTATTAAGCCCGTGTTTAAATTCGCTCACCGCAATAAAATTATCAAAGAAAATCCGGCAGAGAATATCAACGTAAAAGTAAAAGATACTAAAAAAATGGTAACGAATGCCGGAGAAAAGCTAAAAAAAGTATATACCGGCATAATGGAAGTATTTGCCGACGACCCGTTTTACAGGGCTTTATTTTTATTCGCTCTTACAGGCAGAAGAAAAAGTGAAATACTCAATTTAAAATGGGAACATATTGATTTTGAGAATAATTACTATTGGATAGCTGATACTAAGCCGAATGAAAATCAGCGTTATGACCTGCCGCCTATTATTAAGCTGGCTCTGCTTGAGTTAGGTCCAAAAGCAAGCGGCTATGTGTTTGAAAGTCCGGTAAAAAAAGGTAAGCCTATAAATAAAATCGATAGACAGGTGGATAAATTAAAAGAGCATATCAAAATGCCTGAATTTCATATGCACTACTGCCGTAATATTTTAACGTCCGCCCTGCTTGAAAAAGGCGTTTCCACATCTATTTTATCCGGCGTATTAGGGCATAAGAACGCAACGACTATCAATAAGTATGTGAGTATCAATTATCACGCCTCTACCCAAAAAGCAAATCAGGAAATGCTTGAAATAATAGAGCCGAAATAA
- a CDS encoding EAL domain-containing protein produces the protein MIIKAIKKNAFVYHFQPYVDAKSFEIVGAEILLRIDLNGKLIYPDVFIDFAENSGYIKEIEKIMFPKYIEYLKKLDISLSFNISGKSLSDEKHIKTLFREYENLPVIIELTEREIAGNIEYTKEIFSFFKQKGFKLSIDDFGTGYSSLTYLKDLPADFIKIDMSFIKNIENSTKDLAIVETIINFAHKFGLKTVVEGVETKTQVEILQKLNADCLQGYYFAKPMPFEELKDFLNKWRQRDSNP, from the coding sequence TTGATAATAAAAGCTATTAAGAAAAACGCTTTTGTGTATCATTTTCAGCCTTATGTAGATGCAAAAAGTTTTGAGATAGTGGGGGCTGAAATACTTTTGAGGATTGATTTGAACGGCAAACTGATTTATCCGGACGTTTTTATAGATTTTGCCGAAAATAGCGGCTATATTAAGGAGATTGAAAAAATAATGTTTCCTAAATATATCGAATATCTAAAAAAACTCGATATATCTCTTTCTTTTAATATCTCCGGAAAATCTCTTAGTGATGAAAAACATATCAAAACTCTTTTTAGAGAATACGAAAATTTGCCGGTTATTATAGAATTGACAGAGCGCGAAATAGCCGGAAATATCGAATATACGAAAGAAATTTTCAGTTTTTTTAAACAAAAAGGCTTTAAACTCTCAATCGATGACTTCGGTACCGGGTATTCGTCACTTACATATCTCAAAGATTTACCGGCTGATTTTATAAAAATTGATATGTCATTTATTAAAAATATAGAAAATTCTACAAAAGATTTGGCTATTGTAGAAACGATAATAAACTTCGCTCATAAATTCGGGTTAAAAACGGTTGTTGAGGGAGTAGAAACAAAAACGCAAGTGGAAATACTACAAAAACTTAATGCAGATTGTCTTCAGGGATACTATTTTGCAAAACCAATGCCGTTTGAAGAGTTAAAGGATTTTTTGAACAAGTGGAGACAACGGGACTCGAACCCGTGA
- the fliI gene encoding flagellar protein export ATPase FliI, which translates to MSLKSIKEKLKQKPLSKPFGYIKNINATNLIAHGLNPSVGDIVKIVSQNHEVLGMVTALREKEFVVTPFSFLEGLKIGDKVYIDEEGMQIPVGEALLGRVVDPFMRPVDGLGEIKFETKYPIMKKPISPLQRGVIDTPFPTGVKAIDGLLTCGVGQKLGIFAGSGVGKSTLMSMIVKGSKADIKVIALIGERGREIPEFIEHNLGGDLTNTVIIVATSDDSALMRKYGAFSAMAVAEYFKDKNKDVLFLMDSVTRFAMAQREIGLAMGEPPTSKGYPPSSIMLLPQLMERAGKEKGKGAITAFFTVLVEGDDTSADPIADQARSILDGHIILDRELTDYGIYPPINILKSASRVMSNVVDDTHLQKAQKFKRLYALLKENEVLIRIGAYQKGVDPELDEAINKKEAMENFLKQSPKELFSFDEIRQMLYNLV; encoded by the coding sequence ATGAGCCTAAAATCAATAAAAGAGAAACTAAAACAAAAGCCTCTAAGCAAACCTTTCGGTTATATAAAAAACATAAACGCAACAAACTTAATAGCCCACGGCTTAAACCCGAGTGTGGGAGATATCGTAAAAATAGTTTCTCAAAACCACGAAGTTTTAGGAATGGTTACCGCTCTTAGAGAAAAAGAGTTCGTAGTCACTCCTTTTAGTTTTCTTGAAGGCCTGAAAATCGGAGACAAAGTCTATATCGACGAAGAAGGAATGCAAATTCCGGTGGGTGAGGCTCTTTTAGGACGGGTGGTCGATCCTTTTATGAGACCGGTGGACGGTCTTGGGGAGATAAAATTCGAGACTAAATATCCGATTATGAAAAAACCGATATCCCCTCTTCAAAGAGGAGTAATAGATACTCCCTTCCCGACGGGAGTCAAAGCGATAGACGGACTTTTGACCTGCGGAGTCGGCCAAAAACTCGGAATTTTTGCAGGAAGCGGCGTTGGGAAATCGACGCTTATGAGTATGATAGTAAAAGGCAGCAAAGCCGATATTAAAGTCATAGCGCTTATCGGCGAGAGGGGTAGAGAAATTCCGGAATTTATAGAGCATAACTTGGGTGGAGATTTAACAAACACCGTCATAATCGTAGCAACCAGCGACGATAGCGCACTAATGAGAAAATACGGAGCTTTTAGCGCCATGGCGGTAGCGGAATATTTCAAAGACAAAAACAAAGACGTTTTGTTTTTGATGGATAGCGTTACGCGTTTTGCGATGGCTCAAAGAGAAATAGGTCTTGCCATGGGCGAGCCCCCTACTTCAAAAGGTTACCCGCCAAGCTCCATTATGCTTTTGCCTCAACTCATGGAAAGAGCCGGAAAAGAGAAAGGAAAAGGCGCTATTACCGCATTTTTTACCGTGCTGGTAGAAGGAGACGACACCTCCGCAGACCCGATAGCCGACCAAGCGAGAAGTATTCTTGACGGACATATTATTCTTGATAGAGAACTAACGGATTACGGTATATACCCTCCTATAAACATCCTAAAATCGGCAAGCAGGGTTATGAGCAACGTCGTAGATGACACGCATCTTCAAAAAGCTCAAAAATTCAAACGTTTATATGCTCTTTTGAAAGAAAACGAAGTGCTTATTCGAATAGGCGCTTATCAAAAAGGCGTCGACCCTGAGCTTGATGAAGCTATAAACAAAAAAGAAGCGATGGAAAATTTCCTCAAACAATCGCCAAAAGAGCTCTTTTCTTTTGATGAAATACGCCAAATGTTATATAATCTTGTTTAA
- a CDS encoding EAL domain-containing protein yields MDLQNEISKLLPTTTYITRVKIENEKAELLEFKLLKSGNYTQYSAEEFNKDLCLQNLSPEDKESLIKNLPKLVKQETFVLKYKFKDKNGKYHFFKDILKVIDKTDNIYTILGIGIDISKEEELVQIYNTLQNSPHIGVLIYKNKFIYANKTICDILETDQKTICTLNPTDILPDKFKEKINKVVEKRLRGEEFFNFVEVETKSLNNSRRHLKFFSQTILYDHDYAGFLLAIDKTKEIKHQMLLKLISDINKILLEEKNELTLLQKCVQTIKKSKLFIDATLNLINNPQKPPQDYESLISLPIVINKKLIATIDIFSKYKNDFDSSTTEILTEISTNIQKAIENITITNILFILKEAVEKSFQWVVITDKQGNILYANDVVFKLSGYSKDELIGKNANIFKSGLHNKEFYKKLWNTVTKGEVFETEIINKRKDGTLFYLKDRIVPVKVNDNYFFVSLGMNITKEKELEAKISDLQYLDSLTALLNRDGFLTKSKKIIEEYPNQKYALLLIDIKDFKIINKIKGSKFGDIVLKNIANILKENFANYLPSRIGNDEFALFIPFNNESEIIIHAQQIIEKIKNLTFPEYNPSVNIGIAYYFSHAYTPKRLLECSSIALHIAKQNENSFEIYNPSLSHSLTVYIKTKSAINKALKNDDFEYYFQPYYSLKQKKFIGAEALLRIKNTQMSTESFILYAETSGIIKQIEQKMLKKLADTARKIKIPISFNLSSTSLKDKKHVENIISFFKGIEENITIEVTERLLVDGSFEIFKKLKEKGFKIAIDDFGSGYASFKYLKNLYADILKIDKDFVQNINSSENDKKIFEIILDFANKFNMQTISEGVETKAQEKTLKELNCDLIQGFLYSKPLPLNKLQNLFKKSSQKILT; encoded by the coding sequence ATGGATTTACAAAACGAAATTTCCAAACTCTTACCCACCACAACATACATCACACGTGTAAAAATTGAAAACGAAAAAGCGGAACTATTGGAGTTCAAACTCCTAAAATCCGGAAACTACACCCAATATTCCGCAGAAGAGTTCAATAAAGACCTATGTCTTCAAAACCTAAGCCCAGAAGACAAAGAGTCTCTTATAAAAAATCTACCCAAATTAGTAAAACAAGAAACTTTCGTATTAAAATATAAATTCAAAGACAAAAACGGCAAATATCATTTTTTCAAAGACATCCTAAAAGTAATAGACAAAACCGACAACATCTACACGATTCTCGGAATAGGTATAGATATCAGCAAAGAAGAAGAGCTCGTTCAAATATACAACACGCTCCAAAACTCCCCTCATATCGGGGTTTTGATATACAAAAACAAATTCATTTACGCCAACAAAACTATTTGCGACATATTAGAAACCGACCAAAAAACCATATGTACCCTAAACCCTACCGATATTCTTCCTGATAAATTCAAAGAAAAAATAAACAAAGTCGTCGAAAAAAGATTAAGAGGGGAAGAGTTTTTTAATTTCGTAGAAGTAGAAACGAAAAGCCTAAACAACAGCCGCAGACATCTTAAGTTTTTCTCCCAAACAATCCTTTACGACCACGATTACGCCGGGTTTTTACTCGCAATAGATAAAACCAAAGAGATTAAACACCAAATGCTTCTTAAATTGATTTCGGATATAAATAAAATTTTGCTTGAAGAAAAAAATGAACTGACACTTTTGCAAAAGTGCGTTCAAACTATTAAAAAATCAAAGCTTTTTATCGATGCGACTTTGAATCTCATAAACAACCCTCAAAAACCGCCTCAAGATTACGAATCGTTGATATCTTTGCCTATTGTCATAAACAAAAAGCTCATTGCCACTATCGATATTTTCTCAAAATACAAAAACGACTTCGATTCATCGACAACGGAAATTCTTACCGAAATCAGTACGAATATCCAAAAAGCTATAGAAAACATCACTATTACTAATATTTTATTTATCCTAAAAGAAGCGGTTGAAAAAAGTTTTCAATGGGTAGTAATAACGGACAAACAAGGAAACATCCTTTATGCAAACGACGTAGTATTTAAGTTAAGCGGCTACTCAAAAGACGAACTTATAGGCAAAAACGCAAATATATTCAAATCGGGACTACATAATAAAGAGTTTTACAAAAAATTATGGAATACGGTCACAAAAGGTGAAGTTTTCGAAACGGAAATAATAAACAAACGCAAAGACGGTACACTTTTTTATCTAAAAGACAGAATAGTTCCCGTAAAAGTAAACGACAACTACTTCTTCGTCTCCCTTGGTATGAACATTACAAAAGAAAAAGAACTCGAAGCGAAAATAAGCGATTTACAATACCTCGATTCTTTAACGGCTCTTTTGAATAGAGACGGATTTTTGACAAAATCGAAAAAAATCATAGAAGAATATCCGAACCAAAAATACGCCCTTTTACTTATAGACATAAAAGACTTCAAAATCATTAATAAAATAAAAGGCTCGAAATTCGGAGACATCGTCCTAAAAAACATCGCAAACATATTAAAAGAAAATTTTGCCAACTATCTACCCTCAAGAATAGGAAACGACGAATTCGCACTTTTTATACCTTTTAACAACGAAAGCGAAATAATTATCCACGCCCAGCAAATAATAGAAAAAATTAAAAACCTGACTTTTCCGGAGTACAACCCTTCCGTAAATATCGGAATCGCTTATTATTTCTCACACGCCTACACCCCGAAAAGACTGCTTGAATGCTCCTCAATCGCACTTCACATAGCAAAACAAAACGAAAACAGCTTTGAAATATACAACCCGAGCCTCTCGCATAGCCTAACCGTATATATAAAAACGAAAAGCGCCATAAACAAAGCTCTAAAAAACGACGATTTCGAATACTATTTCCAACCTTATTACTCTCTTAAACAAAAAAAATTCATAGGTGCGGAAGCGCTTTTGAGGATAAAAAACACCCAAATGAGTACCGAAAGCTTCATACTTTACGCCGAAACAAGCGGAATAATCAAACAAATAGAACAAAAAATGCTAAAAAAATTAGCCGATACCGCAAGAAAAATAAAAATACCAATATCTTTTAATCTCTCATCAACCTCACTAAAAGACAAAAAACACGTTGAAAATATTATCTCTTTTTTTAAAGGTATAGAAGAAAATATAACTATAGAGGTTACCGAGAGATTACTTGTTGACGGAAGTTTCGAAATTTTTAAAAAACTAAAAGAAAAAGGTTTTAAAATAGCAATTGACGATTTCGGCAGCGGTTACGCATCTTTTAAATACCTAAAAAACCTTTATGCAGATATCCTAAAAATAGATAAAGATTTCGTACAAAATATCAATTCATCCGAAAACGATAAAAAAATCTTCGAAATAATCCTCGATTTCGCAAATAAATTCAATATGCAAACCATTTCCGAAGGAGTAGAGACAAAAGCACAAGAAAAAACCTTAAAAGAACTAAATTGCGACCTGATTCAAGGATTTTTATACTCAAAACCTCTACCTCTAAATAAATTACAAAATCTTTTTAAAAAATCTTCCCAAAAAATCTTGACATAA
- a CDS encoding CopG family transcriptional regulator, translated as MKTAQVYFEDNIFEQLQKEAQKRNITISELIQELVQTSIKKKPAFDKMVGIWKDKNIDIEEIRKKAWR; from the coding sequence ATGAAAACGGCTCAAGTTTATTTTGAAGACAATATATTTGAGCAACTACAAAAAGAAGCTCAAAAGAGAAATATTACTATATCTGAACTTATACAGGAATTAGTGCAAACGAGCATTAAGAAAAAACCCGCTTTTGATAAAATGGTTGGAATTTGGAAAGATAAAAATATTGATATTGAAGAAATTAGAAAAAAAGCGTGGAGATGA
- a CDS encoding BRO family protein, with product MEIKVFNNHQFGAVRVLKDEAGEPWFVAKDVATILGYKRPADAIRQLVDKEDKGVGKIPTPGGMQEMTIINESGFYALVFNSKLPQAKKFKRWVTNEVLPAIRKHGLYATDEVIEKTLNNPDFMIEILQKFKEEKQKRIELQQELQQNLPYIVFAKQVETSKTSIKIREWAKIISKRGYTIGQNRLFKWLRDNGYLMINNEPYQAYIDRGYFEVKTKAIHTPTGEKQVKTTYVTSKGQVALTEKIIEYLKAKKAALQAG from the coding sequence ATGGAAATCAAAGTATTCAATAATCACCAATTCGGAGCGGTAAGAGTTTTAAAAGATGAGGCAGGTGAACCTTGGTTTGTAGCAAAAGACGTCGCAACTATACTTGGATACAAAAGACCGGCAGACGCTATTAGACAATTAGTGGATAAAGAAGACAAAGGGGTCGGTAAAATACCGACACCCGGTGGAATGCAAGAGATGACTATTATTAACGAAAGCGGTTTTTATGCGTTGGTTTTCAATAGTAAACTCCCACAAGCCAAAAAATTCAAACGCTGGGTAACAAATGAAGTATTACCGGCAATTAGAAAACACGGCTTATACGCCACAGATGAAGTAATAGAAAAGACTTTAAATAATCCTGACTTTATGATTGAGATTTTACAAAAATTCAAAGAGGAAAAGCAAAAGAGGATAGAACTTCAACAAGAGCTCCAGCAAAACCTGCCTTATATAGTTTTTGCTAAGCAGGTAGAAACTTCCAAAACTTCAATCAAAATAAGAGAATGGGCGAAAATCATAAGCAAGAGAGGCTATACAATAGGTCAAAACCGGCTTTTTAAATGGCTAAGGGATAACGGCTATCTTATGATAAATAATGAGCCGTATCAGGCGTATATAGACAGGGGATATTTTGAAGTTAAAACCAAGGCAATTCATACGCCTACCGGGGAAAAACAGGTTAAGACAACCTATGTAACTTCAAAGGGTCAGGTGGCGTTGACTGAAAAAATTATCGAATATTTAAAAGCAAAAAAAGCGGCTTTACAAGCTGGATGA
- a CDS encoding helix-turn-helix domain-containing protein codes for MKKNELLERLRKDLGYSRKKIAEYLEVSPTTIERYEKGKLDFNERIKYIQGISALYGIDSSIFNVDIDIDISEKYVKQHLLTKFSKNFRLLLYFLNFDITKKDYQIFLSELVFNYFNKNTNFIVNSNSSPLSFNNLINCYKDIEIDFINSDKEEEIILKNLKEDKYKQCLISQIIAVVAINTFNPKDFFEKNVIEYILKNFDNLNLFDFIKNLNLIVATDLGNIGITIKEIHDIKAQILINFNTLLQQGITLTKENIKHYQFKIGKFEKSQSIPAPTDPKDKQICELLKYAPPAFKDKIIEKLLKFKDEVEDI; via the coding sequence ATGAAAAAAAATGAGCTTTTAGAAAGATTAAGAAAAGATTTAGGATATAGCAGAAAAAAAATTGCTGAATATTTGGAAGTTTCCCCAACCACAATTGAAAGATATGAGAAAGGCAAATTGGATTTCAATGAAAGAATAAAGTATATCCAAGGCATCTCTGCTCTGTATGGAATAGATAGTTCTATTTTTAATGTAGACATAGATATAGATATAAGTGAAAAATATGTGAAACAGCATTTATTAACTAAATTTAGCAAAAATTTTAGACTATTACTTTATTTCTTAAATTTTGATATTACTAAAAAAGACTATCAAATATTTTTATCAGAATTAGTATTTAATTATTTTAATAAAAACACTAATTTTATCGTAAATTCAAACTCGTCACCATTATCTTTTAATAATTTAATTAATTGCTATAAAGACATAGAGATAGATTTTATAAATTCTGATAAAGAAGAAGAAATAATTTTAAAAAATTTGAAAGAAGACAAATATAAACAATGTCTTATATCTCAAATAATAGCGGTTGTCGCTATCAATACTTTTAATCCTAAAGATTTTTTTGAAAAAAATGTTATTGAATATATATTAAAAAATTTTGATAATCTCAATTTATTTGATTTTATAAAAAACTTAAATTTAATCGTTGCTACTGATTTAGGGAATATAGGTATAACTATAAAAGAAATACACGATATAAAAGCACAAATACTAATAAATTTTAATACATTACTTCAACAAGGTATTACCTTAACAAAAGAAAATATAAAACATTATCAATTTAAAATTGGAAAATTTGAAAAATCCCAAAGTATCCCAGCCCCAACCGACCCAAAAGACAAACAGATATGCGAACTGCTAAAATACGCCCCGCCTGCGTTTAAAGATAAGATAATAGAGAAGTTACTCAAGTTCAAGGATGAGGTGGAAGATATTTAA
- the tig gene encoding trigger factor, which produces MVEAKKIDSANAIVTGKIDNETLEAKKDKIAKEIAKKAKIQGFRPGKVPVKVVKKMYAADIEQEAISEAVKELLDEGIKQLGTAEIIGEPEVTKFDRKEDGIEIEIKVYTKPELNIGDEYKECVPEVELPEVSDEEVEEELKKIAESMAENKVSQKDTLEEGDIAVIDFKGYIDGKPMENGSAENYPLEIGSKSFIEGFEEQLVGMKVGETRKIKVKFPENYGAKEIAGKEAEFEVTLQEIQEKVPAEINDELAKKYMNDENANLETLKKFIKDSILQRKKAEVFQPLKEKIVECLVEKYDIDLPESIVEREIDVIVNNEAQKLSPAELKELQENPEKLKEFREKFKEEAKERVKLTFLIDAIAQKENVSVSDDELMQVVYYEALMQGQNPQDMVKYLQENNLIPVMKMNMVEEKLLNKLLEDKIKGE; this is translated from the coding sequence ATGGTTGAAGCAAAAAAAATTGACTCTGCAAACGCGATAGTTACAGGAAAGATCGACAACGAAACTCTTGAAGCTAAAAAAGACAAAATCGCAAAAGAGATTGCTAAAAAAGCGAAAATTCAAGGATTCAGACCCGGAAAAGTTCCGGTAAAAGTAGTCAAAAAAATGTATGCTGCCGATATCGAGCAAGAAGCTATTTCAGAAGCGGTAAAAGAACTTCTTGATGAAGGTATCAAACAATTAGGAACTGCGGAAATTATCGGTGAGCCTGAAGTTACTAAATTCGATAGAAAAGAAGACGGAATCGAAATTGAGATTAAAGTATACACTAAGCCTGAATTAAATATCGGTGATGAGTATAAAGAGTGCGTACCGGAAGTGGAATTACCGGAAGTTAGTGATGAAGAAGTTGAAGAAGAGCTTAAAAAAATAGCGGAATCTATGGCTGAGAATAAAGTTTCTCAAAAAGATACTCTTGAAGAAGGTGATATTGCGGTAATCGACTTCAAAGGTTACATTGACGGAAAACCTATGGAAAACGGAAGTGCTGAAAACTATCCTCTTGAAATCGGAAGCAAAAGCTTTATCGAAGGGTTCGAAGAGCAACTTGTGGGAATGAAAGTAGGAGAAACAAGAAAAATCAAAGTAAAATTCCCTGAAAACTACGGAGCGAAAGAAATCGCAGGAAAAGAAGCGGAATTTGAAGTAACTCTTCAAGAAATTCAAGAAAAAGTTCCGGCAGAAATCAACGACGAACTTGCAAAAAAATATATGAACGACGAAAATGCAAACTTAGAAACTCTTAAAAAATTCATTAAAGATTCTATCCTACAAAGAAAAAAAGCGGAAGTTTTCCAACCTCTAAAAGAGAAAATAGTTGAGTGTTTAGTAGAAAAATACGATATCGATTTACCTGAATCTATTGTTGAGAGAGAAATCGACGTTATCGTAAATAACGAAGCTCAAAAATTAAGCCCGGCAGAGCTTAAAGAACTTCAAGAAAACCCTGAAAAACTAAAAGAATTCAGAGAAAAATTCAAAGAAGAAGCAAAAGAGAGAGTAAAACTTACATTCCTAATCGACGCAATCGCTCAAAAAGAAAACGTAAGCGTTAGTGACGACGAGCTAATGCAAGTGGTTTATTATGAAGCGTTAATGCAAGGACAAAACCCTCAAGATATGGTAAAATATTTACAAGAAAACAACCTTATTCCTGTTATGAAAATGAATATGGTTGAAGAAAAACTTCTAAATAAACTTTTAGAGGATAAAATTAAGGGAGAATAA